One genomic window of Syngnathoides biaculeatus isolate LvHL_M chromosome 13, ASM1980259v1, whole genome shotgun sequence includes the following:
- the dad1 gene encoding dolichyl-diphosphooligosaccharide--protein glycosyltransferase subunit DAD1 encodes MSASVLSVISRFLEEYTNTTPNKLKVVDAYLLYILLTGALQFLYCLLVGTFPFNSFLSGFISCVGSFILAVCLRIQINPQNKGDFLSISPERAFADFLFAHTVLHLVVMNFIG; translated from the exons ATGTCGGCTTCAGTTTTGTCGGTAATTTCTCGGTTTCTTGAAGAGTACACTAATACAACCCCGAATAAGCTTAAAGTGGTCGATGCGTATTTGTTGTATATCCTGCTGACCGGAGCCCTGCAGTTCCTTTACTGTCTGCTCGTGGGAACATTCCCCTTCAACAGCTTTCTCTCTGGCTTCATCTCTTGTGTCGGGTCTTTCATTCTAGCAG TGTGTCTTCGTATCCAGATCAACCCACAGAACAAAGGAGACTTCCTATCCATCTCACCAGAGAGAGCGTTTGCAGACTTTCTCTTCGCTCACACTGTCCTGCATCTTGTTGTCATGAACTTCATTGGTTAA